The following proteins are encoded in a genomic region of Haemorhous mexicanus isolate bHaeMex1 chromosome 11, bHaeMex1.pri, whole genome shotgun sequence:
- the RPL32 gene encoding large ribosomal subunit protein eL32 has translation MPALRPLVKPKIVKKRTKKFIRHQSDRYVKIKRNWRKPRGIDNRVRRRFKGQILMPNIGYGSNKKTKHMLPTGFRKFLVHNVKELEVLMMSNKSYCAEIAHNVSSKNRKVIVERAAQLAIKITNPNARLRSEENE, from the exons ATGCCTGCCCTCAGGCCTCTCGTGAAGCCCAAGATCGTCAAGAAGAGAACCAAGAAGTTCATCCGGCACCAGTCTGACCGCTATGTCAAGATCAAG CGCAACTGGCGTAAACCCAGAGGCATTGACAACAGAGTGCGCCGGCGCTTCAAGGGACAGATCCTGATGCCCAACATCGGCTATGGCAGCAATAAGAAGACAAAACACATGCTGCCCACAGGCTTCAGAAAGTTCCTGGTCCACAATGTGAAAGAGCTGGAAGTGCTGATGATGAGCAACAA ATCGTACTGTGCAGAGATTGCCCACAACGTGTCCTCAAAGAACAGGAAGGTGATCGTGGAGAGAGCCGCACAGCTCGCCATCAAGATCACCAACCCCAACGCCAGACTGCGCAGCGAGGAGAACGAGtag